Proteins encoded within one genomic window of Leptolyngbya sp. SIO1E4:
- a CDS encoding winged helix-turn-helix transcriptional regulator: protein MPKVLENISTDIVSTLKALSEPLRIDVIELLREQEMCVCDLCDRLDVTQSKLSFHLKTLRTAGIVRSRQEGRWIYYRLNLSKLVELEEYLAEFRRYSPRLPARTCPPED from the coding sequence ATGCCAAAAGTTCTCGAAAACATATCAACGGATATTGTTTCAACTCTCAAGGCACTCTCAGAACCTCTGCGGATAGACGTTATTGAGCTGCTGAGGGAACAGGAAATGTGTGTCTGTGACCTGTGCGATCGCTTGGATGTAACGCAATCGAAACTATCCTTCCACTTGAAAACCCTCAGAACAGCAGGCATTGTCCGTTCGCGGCAAGAGGGACGCTGGATTTACTACCGGCTGAACTTATCGAAACTGGTCGAGCTTGAAGAATACCTAGCCGAGTTTCGTCGCTACAGTCCCCGCTTACCCGCTCGAACCTGTCCGCCGGAAGACTAA